One Actinospica robiniae DSM 44927 genomic region harbors:
- the glgX gene encoding glycogen debranching protein GlgX — translation MTYELGPGALLSGRIDAYPTEHIGGYPVRPGRVEPLGATVVPGGVNFALYADRAEAVSLVLFETGASEPQVELPIPDRFRIGAVFAMTVFGLDLEGFEYGYRVTGPRQPERADRFDPSAVLMDPYARLIGGGEQWAAPRDRARPSPYRSRVLLDDFDWGEAEHFPAIPAEDLIVYEMHVRGFTRHPEAGVDAPGTYAGLREKIPYLAGLGVNCVELLPVFEFDETDNPRHGGDGRPLLNYWGYNTVGFFAPKAGYAATGVYGMQADEFKSMVKELHANGIEILLDVVFNHTSEGNELGPTLSLRGLGNQTYYMLAPDGGYLNFSGAGNTVNCNHPVVRDLVVDCLRYWVSEYHVDGFRFDLASILGRGQDGSVLANPPLLEALAHDPVLRRTKLVAEAWDAAGLYQVGSFPAYGRWSEWNGRYRDCVRRFLRGEHGATGELAARVTGSADLYSGRGATASVNFITAHDGFTLYDLVSYEHKRNADNGEDGRDGESDNLSWNSGAEGPAEDPEVERLRRVRIKTALTILLTSNGIPMLTAGDEVGRTQHGNNNAYCHDDETTWFDWRLVERNAELLRFTSNLIALRRAHPVLRGAEHPAGPDHQGGSRVELSWHGVSAWRPSWRHHDRVLALMRCGSHAPGGEASVYTAMSAHDRPLDLELPEPPAGTVWALAADSGAEPPEDSHPLGQEPPLEHPRRYRLAGHGAVVLISRDPTTLRS, via the coding sequence GTGACCTATGAACTCGGACCCGGAGCACTGCTCTCCGGCCGCATCGACGCCTATCCGACCGAGCACATCGGCGGCTATCCGGTGCGGCCGGGGCGGGTGGAGCCGCTCGGCGCGACCGTCGTGCCGGGCGGGGTCAACTTCGCCCTCTACGCGGACCGCGCCGAGGCGGTGAGCCTGGTGCTGTTCGAGACCGGAGCGTCCGAGCCGCAGGTGGAACTGCCGATCCCGGACCGCTTCCGGATCGGCGCCGTCTTCGCCATGACCGTGTTCGGCCTCGACCTCGAGGGCTTCGAATACGGATACCGGGTCACCGGGCCGCGGCAGCCGGAGCGGGCCGACCGCTTCGATCCGTCCGCCGTGCTCATGGACCCCTACGCGCGGCTGATCGGCGGCGGCGAGCAGTGGGCGGCGCCGCGCGACCGCGCCCGGCCCTCGCCCTACCGGTCCCGGGTGCTGCTCGACGACTTCGACTGGGGCGAGGCGGAGCACTTCCCCGCGATACCCGCCGAGGACCTGATCGTCTACGAGATGCACGTACGCGGCTTCACCCGGCACCCGGAAGCGGGCGTGGACGCGCCCGGGACCTACGCCGGCCTGCGGGAGAAGATCCCGTACCTGGCCGGGCTCGGGGTCAACTGCGTGGAGCTGCTGCCGGTGTTCGAGTTCGACGAGACCGACAATCCGCGGCACGGCGGCGACGGGCGTCCGCTGCTGAACTACTGGGGTTACAACACCGTCGGTTTCTTCGCGCCCAAGGCGGGATACGCCGCCACCGGCGTCTACGGGATGCAGGCGGACGAGTTCAAGTCCATGGTCAAGGAGCTGCACGCCAACGGCATCGAGATCCTGCTCGACGTGGTCTTCAACCACACCTCGGAGGGCAACGAGCTCGGCCCCACCCTGTCGCTGCGCGGCCTGGGCAACCAGACCTATTACATGCTCGCCCCGGACGGCGGCTACCTCAACTTCAGCGGCGCCGGGAACACCGTCAACTGCAACCATCCGGTCGTGCGCGACCTGGTCGTCGACTGCCTGCGGTACTGGGTCTCCGAGTACCACGTCGACGGCTTCCGCTTCGACCTCGCCTCGATCCTCGGCCGCGGCCAGGACGGCTCCGTGCTGGCCAATCCGCCGCTGCTCGAGGCGCTCGCGCACGATCCGGTCCTGCGCCGCACCAAGCTCGTCGCGGAGGCCTGGGACGCCGCCGGGCTCTACCAGGTGGGCAGCTTCCCGGCCTACGGCCGCTGGTCGGAGTGGAACGGCCGCTACCGGGACTGCGTGCGGCGGTTCCTGCGCGGCGAGCACGGCGCGACCGGGGAGCTCGCCGCCCGGGTGACCGGCTCGGCCGACCTCTACTCCGGCCGCGGCGCCACCGCCTCGGTCAACTTCATCACCGCGCACGACGGGTTCACCCTCTACGACCTCGTCTCCTACGAGCACAAGCGCAACGCGGACAACGGCGAGGACGGCCGCGACGGCGAGTCGGACAACCTGAGCTGGAACTCCGGCGCGGAGGGTCCGGCCGAGGACCCCGAGGTCGAGCGGCTGCGCCGGGTCCGGATCAAGACCGCGCTCACGATCCTGTTGACCAGCAACGGGATCCCGATGCTGACCGCCGGGGACGAGGTCGGGCGCACGCAGCACGGGAACAACAACGCGTACTGCCACGACGACGAGACGACCTGGTTCGACTGGCGGCTGGTCGAGCGCAACGCCGAGCTGTTGCGCTTCACCTCGAACCTGATCGCCCTGCGCCGGGCGCACCCGGTGCTGCGCGGCGCCGAGCACCCGGCCGGCCCGGACCATCAGGGCGGCAGCCGCGTCGAGCTGAGCTGGCACGGTGTCAGCGCGTGGCGGCCGAGCTGGCGCCACCACGACCGGGTCCTGGCCCTGATGCGCTGCGGCTCGCACGCGCCCGGCGGCGAAGCGAGCGTCTACACAGCGATGAGCGCGCACGACCGGCCGCTGGACCTCGAGCTTCCCGAGCCGCCGGCCGGGACCGTCTGGGCGCTCGCCGCCGATTCCGGCGCCGAACCGCCCGAGGACTCCCATCCGCTCGGCCAGGAGCCGCCCCTCGAACATCCGCGGCGCTACCGGCTCGCCGGACACGGCGCCGTGGTGCTGATCAGCCGAGATCCGACTACCTTAAGGAGTTGA
- a CDS encoding STAS domain-containing protein: protein MSFASALTVTGDVATLRLTGELDALTAPEFQRSIEQAAAVAVRRLVISLHELEYISSAGLRCLIFARQTIHEGVTLALAGARPAVARTIRMAGVDRGIDVTELADV from the coding sequence ATGTCCTTCGCCTCCGCCCTCACCGTCACCGGCGACGTCGCGACCCTCCGCCTGACCGGCGAGCTCGACGCGCTGACCGCCCCCGAGTTCCAGCGCAGCATCGAGCAGGCGGCCGCGGTCGCCGTGCGCCGGCTGGTGATCTCCCTGCACGAGCTCGAATACATCTCGAGCGCCGGGCTGCGCTGTCTGATCTTCGCCCGGCAGACCATCCACGAAGGGGTGACCCTGGCGCTGGCCGGGGCCCGGCCCGCCGTGGCGCGCACCATCAGGATGGCCGGCGTGGACCGCGGCATCGACGTGACGGAGCTGGCCGATGTCTAG
- a CDS encoding ATP-binding protein, which translates to MSSATVFQPLTAEDEFEPRAETAPDGPWQLGVLHVRASLDTLDAVADYVRSVAYRAGLGNCARLRLRLAVEELAANSILHGYGNNCGWLVLAGGGDGRGNACILLRDSALAFDPSQAPSPADLHLPVEQRAIGGLGIHLALASVDEYRYERRNGENHSTLTVRWRPGED; encoded by the coding sequence ATGTCTAGTGCGACGGTCTTCCAGCCGCTCACCGCCGAGGACGAGTTCGAGCCCCGCGCCGAGACGGCACCGGACGGCCCGTGGCAGCTCGGTGTCCTGCACGTGCGCGCCTCGCTCGACACGCTCGACGCCGTCGCCGACTACGTGCGCAGCGTCGCGTACCGGGCCGGCCTCGGCAACTGCGCGCGGCTGCGGCTGCGGCTCGCGGTGGAGGAGCTGGCCGCGAACTCGATCCTGCACGGATACGGCAACAACTGCGGTTGGCTGGTGCTCGCCGGCGGCGGCGACGGACGCGGCAACGCCTGCATCCTGCTGCGCGACTCGGCTCTCGCCTTCGATCCGTCCCAGGCCCCGTCCCCGGCCGACCTGCACCTGCCGGTGGAGCAGCGGGCCATCGGCGGACTCGGCATCCATCTGGCGCTGGCCAGTGTGGACGAGTACCGCTACGAACGCCGGAACGGGGAGAACCACAGCACCCTGACCGTGCGGTGGCGCCCCGGGGAGGACTGA
- a CDS encoding PP2C family protein-serine/threonine phosphatase produces the protein MSDIGAFQGRTAEDLDRFADVGRELLIGRQIQAGFLPEQLPVLPGWEIEVEFRPAREVAGDFYDVFELPGSRRTALIVADVCDKGVGAALFMALIRTMLRHTAQNSGLRPLGTLGWDPHSGRLPTVGETPLLHAVTSTNRYLTQVHHRQGYFATLFFGILDPETGVLSYINGGHNPPLLFAEDGALRAELEPTGPAVGVLPDPGFEVGRIRIEPGEFLLAFTDGVTESRASSGEFFGDERLTGLATVPCERAQELTGRIMAAIEHHSAAGEQYDDITMLVLRRDRENQPTDRNGRQT, from the coding sequence ATGAGTGACATCGGCGCCTTTCAGGGCCGGACGGCCGAGGACCTCGACCGGTTCGCGGACGTGGGACGGGAACTGCTGATCGGCCGCCAGATCCAGGCCGGGTTCCTGCCGGAGCAGCTGCCGGTCCTTCCCGGCTGGGAGATCGAAGTCGAGTTCCGACCCGCGCGGGAGGTGGCGGGGGACTTCTACGACGTCTTCGAACTGCCGGGCAGCCGGCGCACGGCGCTGATCGTCGCGGACGTGTGCGACAAGGGCGTGGGCGCGGCGCTGTTCATGGCGCTGATCCGCACCATGCTCCGGCACACCGCGCAGAACAGCGGGCTGCGCCCGCTGGGCACCCTCGGCTGGGACCCGCACAGCGGGCGGCTGCCCACGGTGGGCGAGACCCCGCTGCTGCACGCCGTCACCAGCACCAACCGCTACCTCACCCAGGTGCACCACCGGCAGGGCTACTTCGCCACCCTCTTCTTCGGCATCCTCGACCCCGAGACCGGAGTGCTCAGCTACATCAACGGCGGACACAATCCGCCGCTGCTGTTCGCCGAGGACGGCGCCCTGCGGGCCGAGCTCGAACCCACCGGCCCGGCCGTCGGGGTGCTGCCCGACCCGGGCTTCGAGGTGGGCCGGATCCGGATCGAGCCGGGCGAGTTCCTGCTGGCCTTCACCGACGGGGTCACCGAGAGCCGGGCGAGCAGCGGCGAGTTCTTCGGCGACGAGCGCCTGACCGGCCTCGCCACCGTGCCCTGCGAACGCGCCCAGGAGCTGACCGGCCGCATCATGGCCGCCATCGAGCACCACTCCGCGGCCGGCGAGCAGTACGACGACATCACCATGCTGGTGCTCCGCCGCGACCGGGAAAATCAGCCTACTGATAGGAATGGTCGGCAGACATGA
- a CDS encoding MinD/ParA family ATP-binding protein: MTHIVSLFSYRGGTGRSTTAVNVARLLAADGARVAVVDTALQYPALHTLFGINDLPDWISFTDYLLGRCTLGDVVQAVPLREAEPTAGEGTLFALPACNRPDKIEGIQSQGYDVGLLGEAFKELSESLALDWLFLDTSAGMTNETAVALAASETVLTLARADQVDLVSAPTAAGMVRRLSRARTLLALSAAGPDDRVPTEEFARAYEMPVVAVLPAAPAVAEVSGRSLFVEAYPEHRLTARYRDLADALAGADR; encoded by the coding sequence ATGACACACATCGTGAGCCTCTTCTCGTACCGCGGCGGCACCGGCCGGTCCACCACGGCGGTCAACGTGGCCCGGCTGCTGGCGGCGGACGGCGCGCGCGTCGCCGTCGTGGACACCGCGCTGCAGTACCCCGCGCTGCACACGCTCTTCGGCATCAACGACCTGCCCGACTGGATCTCGTTCACCGACTACCTGCTCGGCCGCTGCACCCTCGGCGACGTGGTCCAGGCGGTCCCGCTGCGGGAGGCCGAGCCGACGGCCGGCGAGGGCACCCTGTTCGCGCTGCCCGCCTGCAACCGGCCCGACAAGATCGAGGGCATCCAGTCGCAGGGCTATGACGTCGGGCTGCTCGGCGAGGCCTTCAAGGAGCTCTCCGAGAGCCTGGCGCTCGACTGGCTGTTCCTGGACACCAGCGCCGGCATGACCAACGAGACCGCCGTCGCCCTCGCCGCGAGCGAGACGGTGCTCACCCTCGCCCGGGCCGACCAGGTGGACCTGGTCAGCGCCCCCACGGCGGCGGGCATGGTGCGCCGGCTCAGCCGGGCCAGGACGCTGCTCGCGCTCTCCGCGGCCGGCCCGGACGACCGGGTGCCGACCGAGGAGTTCGCCCGGGCCTACGAGATGCCGGTGGTCGCCGTGCTGCCCGCCGCGCCCGCGGTGGCCGAGGTCTCCGGCCGCTCGCTGTTCGTCGAGGCCTACCCGGAGCACCGGCTCACCGCGCGCTACCGGGACCTCGCCGACGCCCTCGCGGGGGCCGATCGATGA
- a CDS encoding sugar phosphate nucleotidyltransferase: MTARLSAPVHAIALAGGRGIRALPLTLISADYMRSKAAISLLGKPLVEWVVRFLRNQGVTDYYVLANGRENRTQIQEILRDGRRLGIEVRYSRARFDRYNTGSGEATLRCLEHWSLEGTAVVFPTDSVFDFDLAPMLARHLESGATVTVGTVPRSAAEAAGKYGVLVPDGDGRIESFAEKPPLDEARRLAQGGPLHTSAGIYMIDCVRLRAAAREPELRALAAEELDWGGQLVPYLVAHGHRVQAFSIGSFGDLGNSRDYLATMRTLLAGGYPTLDELIEPPVNTPGGSRVHPSTLKKIDPATGLTLEAMVEEGLVRIGPRVRIGRDVEIGLGVDLEDCDVGDNVDLGEGVWMRGVACGDHAIVGPWAQVVDTVLGTSASVGSERGARTVLDGHCVLGDEARVEAGVRLTGVEVFPRLTVHAGRGVPAGARLTATGFQLRTA; this comes from the coding sequence ATGACCGCCCGGCTCTCCGCGCCCGTCCACGCGATCGCGCTGGCCGGCGGCCGCGGCATCCGCGCGCTCCCGCTGACCCTGATCTCCGCCGACTACATGCGCAGCAAAGCGGCCATCAGCCTGCTGGGCAAGCCGCTGGTGGAGTGGGTGGTGCGGTTCCTGCGCAACCAGGGCGTCACCGACTACTACGTGCTGGCCAACGGCCGGGAGAACCGCACCCAGATCCAGGAGATCCTGCGCGACGGGCGCCGCCTCGGCATCGAGGTGCGCTACTCCCGCGCCCGCTTCGACCGCTACAACACCGGGTCCGGCGAGGCCACGCTGCGGTGCCTCGAGCACTGGAGCCTCGAGGGCACCGCGGTGGTCTTCCCGACCGACTCGGTCTTCGACTTCGATCTCGCCCCGATGCTCGCGCGGCACCTGGAGTCCGGCGCCACCGTCACCGTGGGCACCGTGCCGCGCAGCGCGGCCGAGGCCGCGGGCAAGTACGGGGTGCTGGTGCCGGACGGGGACGGACGCATCGAGAGCTTCGCCGAGAAGCCCCCGCTGGACGAGGCCCGGCGCCTCGCCCAGGGCGGCCCGCTGCACACCAGCGCGGGCATCTACATGATCGACTGCGTCCGGCTGCGGGCGGCGGCGCGGGAGCCGGAACTGCGCGCACTGGCGGCCGAGGAGCTCGACTGGGGCGGCCAGCTGGTGCCCTACCTCGTCGCCCACGGCCACCGCGTGCAGGCGTTCTCCATCGGCAGCTTCGGCGACCTCGGCAACTCCCGCGACTATCTCGCCACCATGCGCACCCTGCTCGCCGGCGGGTACCCGACCCTCGACGAGCTGATCGAACCGCCGGTGAACACGCCGGGCGGCTCCCGGGTGCATCCCAGTACCCTGAAGAAGATCGACCCGGCCACCGGGCTGACCCTGGAGGCCATGGTGGAGGAGGGGCTGGTGCGCATCGGCCCCCGCGTGCGGATCGGGCGGGACGTGGAGATCGGCCTCGGCGTCGACCTCGAGGACTGCGACGTCGGCGACAACGTGGACCTCGGCGAAGGGGTCTGGATGCGCGGCGTGGCCTGCGGGGACCACGCGATCGTCGGCCCCTGGGCGCAGGTGGTCGACACGGTCCTCGGCACCAGCGCCTCGGTGGGCTCGGAACGCGGCGCGCGGACCGTGCTGGACGGCCACTGCGTGCTCGGCGACGAGGCGCGGGTGGAGGCGGGCGTCCGGCTCACCGGCGTGGAGGTCTTCCCCCGGCTCACCGTGCACGCCGGCCGCGGGGTGCCCGCGGGCGCCCGGCTGACCGCGACCGGGTTCCAGCTCCGCACCGCCTGA